From Anaerohalosphaera lusitana, one genomic window encodes:
- a CDS encoding YkgJ family cysteine cluster protein, whose translation MAKKQQKKTAKGGKKSLCDKCTGLCCRYFALPIDTPEDWDDYDDIRWYLNHEDITVFVEDGDWYVQVANKCKYLSEDDYKCQMYETRPKICRGYSTENCDFTSDDYDYELHFTDEHQMEEYMKIKFGPKVFDKLNPRKRKKKAKKRKAR comes from the coding sequence TTGGCGAAAAAACAACAAAAGAAAACAGCTAAGGGCGGCAAAAAATCTCTCTGTGACAAGTGCACCGGTCTATGCTGCAGGTATTTTGCACTTCCGATCGATACGCCGGAGGATTGGGACGATTACGATGATATCCGCTGGTATCTCAATCATGAGGATATAACGGTTTTCGTCGAGGACGGCGACTGGTATGTGCAGGTGGCGAACAAGTGCAAGTATCTGTCCGAGGACGATTATAAATGTCAGATGTACGAGACACGTCCCAAAATTTGCCGCGGCTACAGCACGGAAAATTGCGATTTCACCAGCGACGATTACGACTACGAGCTGCATTTCACCGACGAGCATCAGATGGAAGAATACATGAAGATCAAATTCGGACCGAAGGTTTTCGACAAGCTCAATCCTCGAAAACGCAAGAAAAAGGCGAAGAAACGCAAAGCCAGATAG
- the tadA gene encoding tRNA adenosine(34) deaminase TadA, producing the protein MNSVDQINIDQDYMRKAIDQAYIAEENGDVPIGCVIVHEGRVIAKAYNEREQLNDPTAHAEIIALTQAAEFLGTWRLHGCTVYVTLEPCPMCAGALVLARMDRLVFGTEDPKTGSCGSIYNIVQDDRLNHHIENTKGVLQEECREQLQAFFRNRRLKKSLEQATSDAKDVRESL; encoded by the coding sequence ATGAATTCAGTCGACCAAATCAATATCGACCAAGACTACATGCGAAAGGCCATCGATCAGGCCTATATTGCCGAGGAAAACGGTGATGTACCTATCGGCTGTGTTATTGTGCATGAAGGTCGTGTTATCGCTAAAGCATATAATGAACGTGAACAGTTAAATGACCCCACCGCGCACGCGGAGATAATTGCCCTGACGCAGGCGGCGGAATTCCTGGGGACATGGCGGCTGCACGGCTGTACGGTCTACGTCACGCTGGAACCTTGCCCGATGTGTGCGGGCGCACTGGTTCTGGCCCGTATGGATCGACTCGTTTTCGGTACGGAGGATCCGAAAACGGGCTCGTGCGGCAGCATATACAACATTGTGCAAGATGATCGGCTTAATCACCACATTGAAAACACTAAAGGCGTCCTGCAGGAAGAGTGCCGGGAGCAGCTCCAGGCATTTTTTCGAAACCGCCGTCTAAAGAAGAGCCTGGAACAGGCCACTTCTGACGCTAAGGATGTGCGAGAATCACTGTAA